A genomic window from Chloroflexota bacterium includes:
- a CDS encoding sulfite oxidase-like oxidoreductase, giving the protein MFQSFDSRREDEARISSEGRLPPGQALTQKFPVLHYGPVPAFEPAAWDFRVWGEVENTVVWSWDQFLKLPRTTLKMDIHCVTRWSKFDTMWEGVSLRTLIDEGFIQPTAEAAYIIQHAEHGYTTNLPLEIMLQDNFLLATHFDGEALTPEHGYPLRGVVGHIPQREDIQTPYLWKGAKWLRGLEFAKNDRPGFWERAGYHNDADVWDEERFA; this is encoded by the coding sequence ATGTTTCAATCGTTTGATTCTCGCCGTGAAGATGAAGCGCGTATAAGCAGCGAAGGACGTTTACCGCCGGGCCAAGCGTTGACGCAAAAATTCCCTGTGCTGCATTACGGGCCGGTGCCTGCTTTTGAGCCTGCGGCTTGGGATTTTCGCGTTTGGGGCGAAGTCGAGAATACGGTTGTTTGGAGTTGGGATCAATTTTTGAAACTGCCGCGCACCACGCTCAAAATGGACATCCATTGTGTGACGCGTTGGAGCAAGTTCGATACCATGTGGGAAGGGGTCTCATTGCGCACGCTGATTGATGAGGGTTTCATTCAACCCACAGCGGAGGCCGCGTATATAATTCAACACGCCGAACATGGATATACCACCAATCTGCCGCTGGAAATTATGCTGCAAGATAATTTCTTGTTAGCCACCCACTTCGATGGCGAAGCTCTCACCCCCGAGCATGGCTATCCACTGCGGGGCGTGGTTGGGCATATCCCCCAGCGGGAAGACATCCAAACTCCCTATCTTTGGAAAGGCGCAAAATGGCTGCGCGGTCTTGAATTTGCCAAAAATGATCGCCCCGGAT
- a CDS encoding transcriptional repressor, with amino-acid sequence MSHCNTLIDTLRQRNYRITPQREMIIQVIAHSEQHMTAEDVLTKLRQHTQAINLATVYRTLETLWEEGMACRNDLGEGKIVFSVRKHGPHIHLVCRHCNHVIEADYALLNPLETNLLNQYNFTADLQHLSIFGVCENCP; translated from the coding sequence ATGTCGCATTGCAACACCCTGATCGATACCCTGCGCCAGCGCAACTACCGCATCACCCCACAGCGGGAGATGATTATTCAGGTCATCGCCCACAGTGAGCAACACATGACTGCCGAAGATGTACTCACCAAGCTGCGCCAGCACACTCAGGCCATCAATCTGGCAACTGTCTATCGAACACTAGAAACGCTCTGGGAAGAAGGTATGGCCTGCCGCAACGATCTCGGCGAAGGCAAAATAGTCTTCTCGGTTCGCAAGCATGGCCCGCATATTCATTTGGTATGCCGCCACTGCAACCACGTGATTGAGGCCGATTATGCTTTACTCAATCCCCTCGAAACCAATTTGCTAAACCAATACAACTTCACCGCCGACCTGCAGCATCTGTCGATTTTTGGCGTCTGTGAAAATTGCCCGTAG